In Candidatus Saccharimonadales bacterium, the following are encoded in one genomic region:
- the murJ gene encoding murein biosynthesis integral membrane protein MurJ, with amino-acid sequence MQTKNPVKRLLNRANSQFSVATAATILAASTLVSSLLGLLRERLLLTNFGISSEVDAYKAAFTVPDFMFMLLVSGALSVTFIPVFARRAAAGNWRSAWQLSNSLLNLMAIITGFTSIFIIIFADGLVRYVVAPGLDPSTQALAVDMMRLIALNPLLFAVSSVLTSIQQAVGRFFFYALAPSLYNIGIIFGILFIAPNVGIIGVAIGVLIGSFIQLITSIVGMVGSGYSYSPTINWKNLGFKKVLSLLPARSLDQGVDYINIMVETNLASRLKEGAITAYQTAFTLHMVPITLIGVAISTAAFPRLSERLAQNRTDLFKKDLTAVLRAIVWLVLPTAVIAYFGRGYLVRLLVADGNPTISALLGILVIAIAFRSIFHLFTRSYYAQQDTKTPLYISLVAIGLNIALAIFLARPSAYGIFGLALAQSIAAAFEAILLIVVQVRRVKGLITSDLVDGLLRMISASGLTAFITYLTIAYVLPLRASDVGFFALGPKFGLIVLVSFSFYVLFSHLFGIKESRPVISRIKDFLFKPVRTI; translated from the coding sequence ATGCAAACGAAAAATCCAGTTAAAAGACTACTTAACCGGGCTAACTCACAATTTTCGGTAGCTACGGCGGCGACAATCCTGGCGGCTTCGACCTTGGTCTCGAGCTTGCTTGGATTACTGAGAGAGCGCTTGTTGTTGACCAATTTCGGTATTAGTTCGGAAGTCGACGCCTATAAAGCGGCTTTTACCGTGCCGGACTTTATGTTCATGCTACTAGTGTCCGGCGCATTGAGCGTGACTTTTATCCCGGTTTTTGCCCGACGAGCAGCGGCGGGTAATTGGCGATCAGCCTGGCAGCTATCAAATAGTCTGCTTAACTTGATGGCGATTATTACCGGCTTTACCAGCATATTTATTATTATCTTTGCTGATGGGCTAGTCCGCTATGTCGTTGCGCCAGGACTCGATCCGTCGACCCAAGCCTTAGCGGTGGACATGATGCGCTTAATTGCCTTAAACCCGTTGTTGTTTGCTGTCTCCAGCGTGTTGACGAGTATCCAGCAGGCCGTTGGCCGGTTCTTTTTCTACGCGCTGGCACCATCGCTATATAACATCGGTATTATCTTTGGAATTTTATTTATTGCTCCCAACGTTGGAATTATCGGTGTAGCTATCGGCGTTTTAATCGGCTCATTCATCCAGCTGATCACAAGCATAGTTGGTATGGTTGGATCGGGTTATAGCTACTCACCGACAATAAACTGGAAGAACCTCGGATTTAAGAAAGTGCTGTCGCTTCTACCGGCTCGCTCGCTGGATCAAGGTGTCGACTATATCAACATCATGGTCGAGACTAACCTAGCTTCCCGTCTCAAGGAGGGAGCTATCACGGCCTACCAAACGGCCTTTACGCTCCACATGGTGCCGATAACCTTAATCGGCGTGGCAATTTCAACCGCTGCCTTTCCGCGCTTGAGTGAGCGACTGGCCCAAAACCGCACTGATTTATTTAAAAAAGATCTCACGGCTGTGCTTCGGGCGATAGTTTGGCTGGTGTTACCGACGGCCGTGATTGCATACTTCGGGCGGGGTTATCTCGTGAGGCTGCTGGTAGCCGATGGTAACCCGACGATTTCCGCGCTGTTAGGTATTTTGGTTATCGCCATCGCATTTAGAAGCATTTTCCACCTTTTTACCCGTAGTTACTACGCCCAGCAAGACACAAAAACTCCGCTGTATATTTCTTTAGTGGCCATCGGGCTGAATATTGCCCTAGCTATTTTCTTAGCGCGGCCTTCGGCCTACGGTATTTTTGGGTTGGCCCTAGCCCAGTCAATCGCCGCTGCTTTTGAGGCCATTCTGCTGATCGTCGTCCAGGTTCGACGGGTCAAAGGCCTGATAACCAGCGATCTGGTCGACGGTTTACTAAGGATGATATCGGCCAGTGGTCTGACGGCTTTTATTACCTACCTGACGATCGCGTACGTATTACCGCTTCGGGCCAGCGATGTCGGTTTCTTCGCCTTGGGGCCGAAGTTCGGACTTATCGTGCTGGTATCATTTAGCTTTTATGTCCTGTTTAGTCACCTGTTCGGCATCAAAGAGTCTAGGCCGGTAATTAGTCGGATTAAAGACTTTTTATTCAAACCTGTCAGAACCATTTGA
- the lepA gene encoding translation elongation factor 4 yields the protein MDQRQIRNFCIIAHIDHGKSTLADRLLELTGTVERRLMKDQLLDQMDLEREKGITIKLQPVRMQHMGYELNLIDTPGHVDFSYEVSRSLAACEGALLVVDATQGIQAQTLANVYLALAADLVIIPVINKIDLPAAESARVTAELMTLLNCRKEDVLEVSAKTGAGVDQILEAVIKRVPPPTGQPSQPTRGLIFDSQFNEYRGVILYVRLVDGAVSKNDELKMLATGALAQALEVGRLTPELRAEAKLSSGEIGYIVTNLRSVDQARVGDTVTRKAQPAELALPGYQEVRPFVYAGLFPASSADYQALKDALEKLALNDAALQFSLENSQVLGSGFRVGFLGLLHMEIVQARLEREYGLELVITNPSTDYQLKLTTGAEITIKNAADLPDTSAIEFIKEPWIEGEIVTPKDYIGQVIQLVVNARGQQNHIDYIDDRLAIIKFESPLTGVLTDFFDNLKSATSGYGSFSYELKDYRREDLVRLDVLIAGERVDALSVMAHRSEADAIGKNMVKRLKDIIPRQLFEVSLQIAIGGKIIAREDISPLKKNVTGHLYGGDVSRKKKLWAKQAKGKARMKKFGKVDIPPETFMVMLKKD from the coding sequence ATGGATCAAAGGCAGATTCGCAATTTTTGTATCATCGCCCACATAGATCACGGCAAAAGTACGCTGGCGGATCGGCTACTTGAATTAACCGGGACGGTCGAACGACGGCTAATGAAAGACCAGTTGCTTGACCAGATGGACTTAGAGCGGGAAAAAGGCATCACCATCAAGCTCCAGCCGGTCCGGATGCAGCATATGGGCTACGAGCTTAATCTGATCGATACACCCGGTCACGTTGACTTTAGTTATGAGGTTTCGCGTAGTTTAGCGGCTTGCGAGGGGGCCTTGCTGGTAGTAGACGCAACCCAGGGGATCCAAGCTCAAACCTTGGCTAACGTTTATCTGGCGCTGGCGGCCGATTTGGTCATCATCCCGGTGATCAACAAAATCGATCTGCCGGCGGCGGAAAGCGCACGGGTAACGGCTGAACTTATGACATTACTTAATTGCCGTAAAGAAGATGTTTTAGAAGTTTCAGCTAAGACGGGAGCCGGTGTAGATCAGATTCTGGAAGCAGTCATTAAACGAGTGCCGCCGCCAACTGGCCAGCCGTCCCAGCCGACCCGCGGCTTGATTTTTGATTCTCAGTTTAACGAATATCGCGGTGTGATCTTGTACGTTCGGCTGGTTGACGGCGCAGTATCAAAAAATGACGAATTGAAAATGCTGGCGACTGGCGCTTTGGCCCAGGCGTTGGAAGTTGGCCGGCTAACTCCGGAATTGAGAGCGGAAGCGAAACTTTCAAGTGGTGAAATCGGCTACATCGTGACTAATTTAAGAAGCGTTGATCAAGCCAGGGTTGGCGATACCGTGACACGCAAAGCCCAACCGGCCGAGTTGGCCCTACCGGGCTATCAAGAAGTTAGGCCATTTGTCTACGCCGGACTTTTTCCTGCCAGCAGCGCTGACTACCAAGCGCTAAAAGACGCGCTGGAAAAACTGGCCCTAAACGACGCGGCCTTACAATTCTCGCTTGAAAACTCTCAAGTCTTGGGCTCTGGTTTTAGGGTCGGCTTTTTGGGTTTGTTGCACATGGAGATCGTGCAGGCGCGCCTGGAGCGAGAGTATGGTTTGGAACTGGTAATTACCAATCCATCGACCGATTATCAGTTAAAGTTGACGACTGGTGCGGAAATAACAATAAAAAACGCCGCCGACTTGCCCGATACCAGCGCCATCGAATTTATCAAGGAACCTTGGATTGAAGGCGAGATCGTTACGCCGAAAGACTACATAGGACAGGTTATCCAACTGGTTGTAAACGCCCGCGGGCAACAAAACCATATCGATTATATCGATGACCGATTGGCAATAATTAAATTTGAATCACCACTAACCGGCGTGCTAACGGATTTTTTCGATAACTTGAAGAGTGCGACTAGCGGATACGGATCATTTAGTTATGAATTAAAGGATTATCGGCGAGAGGATCTAGTCAGGCTAGACGTGTTGATAGCCGGTGAGCGCGTTGATGCGCTCAGTGTCATGGCTCACCGGTCCGAGGCCGATGCTATCGGCAAAAACATGGTCAAGCGACTCAAGGATATTATTCCGCGTCAACTATTTGAGGTTAGCTTACAAATTGCCATCGGCGGCAAAATTATTGCGAGAGAGGACATTTCGCCGTTAAAGA